The following are encoded in a window of Oncorhynchus mykiss isolate Arlee chromosome 11, USDA_OmykA_1.1, whole genome shotgun sequence genomic DNA:
- the LOC110536264 gene encoding vesicle-associated membrane protein 8 isoform X1, with translation MQSGSRRPEEEQGEVVEQDKVRTLQSQVEGVKDIMTQNVDRILARGERLDDLMGKSEDLQAGAEDFKHTSQKVARSYWWKNMKLWVVIVVIVLVIILIIVLLSTGVIPTSSPVPPLPKPTKRPN, from the exons ATGCAAAGTGGAAGCAGAAGACCCGAAGAG GAGCAGGGAGAGGTGGTGGAGCAGGACAAGGTGAGGACCCTGCAGTCTCAGGTGGAGGGAGTGAAGGACATCATGACCCAGAACGTGGACCGGATCCTGGCCCGGGGAGAGAGACTAGACGACTTGATGGGCAAGTCAGAGGACCTGCAGGCTGGG GCTGAGGACTTCAAGCACACGTCCCAGAAGGTGGCTCGCTCCTACTGGTGGAAGAACATGAAGCTGTGGGTGGTGATCGTGGTCATTGTCCTCGTCATAATCCTCATCATCGTACTGCTCAGCACTGGCGTCATCCCAACCAGCTCCCCTGTTCCCCCACTTCCCAAACCTACTAAAAGACCAAACTAG
- the LOC110536264 gene encoding vesicle-associated membrane protein 8 isoform X2, whose product MDNDLEQGEVVEQDKVRTLQSQVEGVKDIMTQNVDRILARGERLDDLMGKSEDLQAGAEDFKHTSQKVARSYWWKNMKLWVVIVVIVLVIILIIVLLSTGVIPTSSPVPPLPKPTKRPN is encoded by the exons ATGGATAATGATTTG GAGCAGGGAGAGGTGGTGGAGCAGGACAAGGTGAGGACCCTGCAGTCTCAGGTGGAGGGAGTGAAGGACATCATGACCCAGAACGTGGACCGGATCCTGGCCCGGGGAGAGAGACTAGACGACTTGATGGGCAAGTCAGAGGACCTGCAGGCTGGG GCTGAGGACTTCAAGCACACGTCCCAGAAGGTGGCTCGCTCCTACTGGTGGAAGAACATGAAGCTGTGGGTGGTGATCGTGGTCATTGTCCTCGTCATAATCCTCATCATCGTACTGCTCAGCACTGGCGTCATCCCAACCAGCTCCCCTGTTCCCCCACTTCCCAAACCTACTAAAAGACCAAACTAG